The following coding sequences are from one Aliarcobacter skirrowii CCUG 10374 window:
- a CDS encoding MFS transporter, giving the protein MNKCSCLTPQSILLLASLYVTQYVGFSFFSVAIIAIWRKSGMPLEQLGFFSLISLVWVIKFLWAPWVDKYVTRHQGNYSGFLKIIQFLLIGSIIFSSFFDVMEDKLIIITALILVGLLAATQDIATEGLAFKLLTKSERGLGGTLKSSGGIIGNILGVGAALTIYEYFGWSITVLLLAFITTITFIQLLLYKESKCVVEHTIHDISWKLIFQFWNKKGRVLLLVLLILYPIGMCISYALLSPILVDIGYGLDKIGFINGVVGSILGIIASIISGYLLKIFSRKTMLIGISIFECLGFLTLLFLVNGYTNILFASLSMSIIFISYSASMPIIHALMMDQLSTKSPSTEYALQFFPFMLMGVLASAFGVSLSGTFGYSTMIIIASLFSFISMLYVLLFFKGIEYERD; this is encoded by the coding sequence ATGAATAAATGTTCTTGTTTAACTCCTCAATCTATTTTATTATTAGCTAGTTTATATGTTACTCAGTATGTAGGATTCTCTTTTTTTTCAGTAGCAATTATTGCAATTTGGAGAAAAAGTGGAATGCCCCTTGAACAATTGGGTTTTTTTTCTTTGATTAGTTTGGTTTGGGTAATAAAATTTTTATGGGCACCTTGGGTAGACAAATATGTTACTAGACATCAGGGAAATTATTCTGGTTTTCTTAAAATAATTCAATTCTTATTGATAGGTTCAATTATTTTTAGCTCTTTTTTTGATGTAATGGAAGATAAATTAATCATAATCACTGCTTTGATTTTAGTGGGACTTTTAGCGGCTACTCAAGATATAGCAACTGAGGGATTAGCCTTTAAGCTTTTAACAAAAAGTGAAAGAGGATTAGGAGGAACACTTAAAAGCTCTGGAGGAATAATTGGAAATATTTTAGGAGTAGGAGCAGCTTTAACTATTTATGAATATTTTGGTTGGAGTATTACGGTTTTACTTTTAGCATTTATTACAACTATTACTTTTATTCAATTATTACTTTATAAAGAGTCAAAATGTGTAGTTGAACATACTATTCATGATATATCATGGAAACTTATTTTTCAATTTTGGAATAAAAAAGGGAGAGTTTTACTGCTTGTTTTATTAATTCTTTATCCAATAGGAATGTGCATTTCTTATGCTTTATTAAGTCCTATATTGGTTGATATAGGTTATGGCTTAGATAAAATTGGCTTTATAAATGGTGTAGTTGGAAGTATTTTAGGAATTATTGCTTCTATAATTAGTGGATATTTACTAAAAATATTTTCAAGAAAAACTATGCTTATTGGAATTAGTATTTTTGAATGTTTAGGATTTTTAACTCTATTATTTTTAGTTAATGGATATACAAATATTTTATTTGCTTCTTTATCTATGAGTATTATTTTTATAAGTTATAGTGCATCTATGCCAATTATTCATGCTTTGATGATGGATCAATTATCAACAAAATCTCCAAGTACAGAATACGCTTTGCAATTTTTTCCCTTTATGTTAATGGGAGTTCTAGCTAGTGCTTTTGGAGTATCTTTATCAGGAACTTTTGGTTATAGCACTATGATTATAATTGCTTCTTTGTTTTCATTTATTTCAATGTTGTATGTATTATTATTTTTTAAAGGAATTGAATATGAAAGAGATTAA
- a CDS encoding ABC transporter ATP-binding protein, whose amino-acid sequence MRKNQFASMYTIYKLSVELAGEYSSGFKKSLIYFTLAFVAQGLAFGMFYPLLLAMFADTPIMSDILFYLGLMVLFSIFSFWAKWKGHDFDYNGKIVDVTHELRTKLGKALREMPLEKLATYKTGELNSTFSSNVDESVLHMGMVASMFLQIVVVPFTIIVVTFFVDWRLALLMLAMLPLALPLYSWKRKGSHEEKSEYNQANGILESDFVEYIQGLPVLKAVNKVGINAKKLQDSIAYVKEVQKEGLYKGQIPFVLMGVLIEVTLLAIVFIGAFFVLDNTLSFITLAAAVIVVSRLAEPLSIFLGVVSVFDLMDSAFKRIKSIFSTEPLKIYEPKNKANDFDITFENVSFSYKNQPTKALQNISFFIPNKTMTALVGHSGCGKTTITKMIMRYADPQSGNIKIGGVNIKNMTPEDLMKNISVVFQDVYLFDDTIINNIRMANPKATDKEVENAAQSAYCHEFITRLPNGYNTKIGDIGGSLSGGERQRISIARAILKNAPIVILDEPTAALDTQSEVAVQSAIDKLVENKTVIVIAHRLSTIAGADTILVVDKGEIIEKGTHDELVKEKGRYFSMWQAQQRVKDWNINE is encoded by the coding sequence ATGAGAAAAAATCAATTTGCCTCTATGTACACAATCTACAAATTAAGTGTTGAATTAGCAGGTGAGTACAGCAGTGGCTTTAAAAAAAGTTTAATTTATTTTACTTTGGCATTTGTCGCTCAAGGTCTAGCTTTTGGTATGTTTTATCCACTACTCTTAGCAATGTTTGCAGATACTCCTATCATGTCTGATATCCTCTTTTATCTTGGTTTGATGGTGCTTTTTAGCATCTTCTCTTTTTGGGCAAAATGGAAAGGGCATGATTTTGATTATAATGGGAAAATTGTAGATGTTACTCATGAACTTAGAACAAAACTTGGAAAGGCTCTAAGAGAGATGCCCTTAGAAAAACTTGCTACTTATAAAACAGGAGAACTTAACTCTACTTTTTCAAGCAATGTAGATGAATCGGTACTCCATATGGGAATGGTAGCTTCGATGTTTTTGCAAATTGTAGTTGTACCTTTTACTATTATCGTAGTTACCTTTTTTGTGGATTGGCGACTTGCACTTCTTATGCTTGCAATGCTTCCTTTAGCACTTCCACTGTATAGTTGGAAAAGAAAAGGTTCGCACGAAGAAAAAAGTGAATATAACCAAGCTAATGGGATATTAGAATCAGATTTTGTAGAGTATATCCAAGGCTTACCAGTACTAAAAGCTGTAAATAAAGTAGGAATAAATGCTAAAAAATTACAAGATTCGATAGCTTATGTTAAAGAGGTACAAAAAGAAGGACTTTATAAAGGACAAATACCATTTGTACTTATGGGAGTTTTGATAGAAGTAACTTTGTTAGCAATCGTATTTATCGGAGCATTTTTTGTTCTTGATAATACCTTGTCGTTTATCACTCTAGCTGCTGCTGTAATTGTCGTATCACGACTTGCAGAACCTTTGTCAATATTCTTAGGAGTGGTATCGGTATTTGATTTAATGGATTCAGCATTTAAAAGAATCAAATCTATATTTTCAACTGAGCCATTGAAAATTTATGAACCAAAAAATAAAGCTAATGATTTTGATATAACTTTCGAAAATGTAAGTTTTTCATATAAAAACCAACCAACAAAAGCACTACAAAATATAAGTTTTTTTATACCAAATAAAACAATGACCGCACTTGTAGGACACTCTGGTTGCGGGAAAACAACTATTACTAAAATGATTATGAGATATGCTGATCCACAAAGTGGAAATATCAAAATCGGTGGAGTAAATATCAAAAATATGACGCCTGAAGATTTGATGAAAAATATTTCAGTGGTGTTTCAAGACGTCTATTTATTTGATGATACCATCATAAACAATATTCGTATGGCAAATCCAAAAGCAACAGATAAAGAGGTAGAAAATGCGGCACAAAGTGCCTATTGCCATGAATTTATCACAAGATTGCCAAATGGATACAATACAAAAATAGGCGATATCGGAGGAAGTTTAAGTGGAGGGGAGCGACAAAGAATCTCTATAGCAAGAGCCATACTTAAAAATGCTCCGATTGTAATCCTTGATGAGCCAACAGCTGCGCTTGATACGCAAAGTGAAGTAGCAGTTCAAAGTGCTATAGATAAGCTTGTGGAAAATAAAACTGTAATTGTAATAGCTCATAGACTATCAACAATTGCAGGAGCTGATACTATTCTTGTAGTTGATAAGGGTGAAATCATAGAAAAAGGTACACATGATGAATTGGTAAAAGAAAAAGGTAGATATTTTAGTATGTGGCAAGCACAACAAAGGGTTAAAGATTGGAATATAAATGAATAA